From Penaeus monodon isolate SGIC_2016 chromosome 42, NSTDA_Pmon_1, whole genome shotgun sequence, one genomic window encodes:
- the LOC119598935 gene encoding LOW QUALITY PROTEIN: vitellogenin-like (The sequence of the model RefSeq protein was modified relative to this genomic sequence to represent the inferred CDS: deleted 1 base in 1 codon; added 9 bases not found in genome assembly), which produces MATSTLVFVLALVAGGLAAPWTAQAPRCSTECPITGSPKLAYQPEKTYTYAYSGKSRVQLKGVEDGVTELEWSKQVELTWITPCDMAITIKHAKVDGAAGADVGFLERYPLVVAVADGRIQHVCTHPGDAPWSINMKKGIATALQNSLPSLSPLSSGLTVTETDVVGKCPTKYEIETEGEKVIVVKEKNHRQCQERFPTPAETPVPWLKAPLPIEESRSECKQEITNGIYTAIMCQDKNIVRPAFGIYKYVEANQESTLRFISESSDASAISAIPRGEFHIESLLYNHEMVKEPELAAEVDEVMKQICQKTMETVETDAAALVAKALHLLRRVPVSVVEATAEKVRGGRYCGNSARLESIFLDAIAFVHESGAVKVMVQEIESGRATGGRLALYTAALYLTPRPNIEAVEALKPLFESPRPVPSVALAAATMVNNYCRHTPHCNQTAPVKEIAEILAAKVQRQCSPSAGEEVEKDALATLKALGNMGVITPAVTRAAVACIEQEGAETSIRVAAAHVFRQTKCYRPAVEKLVSIAVRPAFGTEVRIASYLAAIRCAEMEDLEEIFEKISVEENTQVRGFILGHLLNIQESTCPTKEHLRYLLTNFVIPTDFESDFRKFSRNVEMAYHSPSFGMGGAVESNIIYAPGSFIPRAVNFNLKADVDETHMDLGEIGARFEGMDPIIEELFGSEGYLHTTSFGKILEDITGFAKAKGSKIMNQIKHTLRSRRSIDFDTISNFFNKLYGERNSEGTRAEVFARFMGQEVVYGNVGEIFKGETADRLIETFFSYFEASFEQMKNLNLNTARTAQLFLDYSLPTIQGSPLKLKLDGTAVAGITVEGKLNIAEILADLGNLDTHMKLLPSLSVHVSGFAGFDNHLSKVGIEMESTISTANGAAVKIRTAEGKKIEIELEIPEKMEILNVRAETFLVKTVGQRQMKLTPSSMRDARIRHESCIDVLEPMLGLKTCYAVNIPDIFHNTVLPLGEPAVAKVYMEKADPSMTGYAVSASIRNSFDYKVIKVNAKAAGATTPRQAEVTLSYKKEVESTVVLAKLESSTVNTGIWTTLTTREGFKTLETFMQFKTEQIDLSRGIKMDVTIKGDVADEEYEVKVFSGRRKNFTPELLVLETKLFKKAAGSDVNLEVICRTKNALAEYLTLNINVAADFKIITPALMQLRHIPRFPVALPVNLHKMEINAAYGNWKLASYVRGNQVTGETREHLSAFRITKGRREVMSIEASHKIEGRLLENIIIRNEAKVGIGSASYKIAYDVIYHTDKMGVSFELMDSRSSGKVVALEAKYINLGREHNTKFMLEIPGYIRKIKMENKIEGTGEGRYMLESAIKYGQQILLHANGPIVAKFTNNAIKLQTDMKITEVTSEPYIIGINIIFGNKKQVFVMELKGREEPVFGVEWKMVRESPQKTTVDAGVVLVTLIDYKISAVITEELIHVNFNNIVLPKTPLHRRVKGSIDVNITEKKANVNFFWDADNDARKKLTVDATLISSPTNPGHAEIHGNIVFSGQPYHIKLELTAISLLMKTNGETGFRMTVTTPTQRTVALDALVNIEHEEANTKVTTTFRFNSLKEKEYKLISEFGSAKLSGPLSYTFETKIICSTPEGETKIESFFKHQKTNEEHTVTATVAVEAPVLRDPFMAVFTIHNAEGSYTGVCKMEGSAPATVFEWNLKMTPEGGIEDIEAALDMKAVVRILKTVRAMATFQEEAFSLYEGGIERSSYQYRFSKPTPTSYTMMVKIPSRTMQGKVKLSPSESRITFSPNKGKTDAKYEVGYKLKHEESWGGRTSKWEARANHPTLPKPILAAIQYTANEETFKGTVELDIFPEEQDKLTGTVETQRTTENAFRTEIILTGRMLRVNPKVTITAANSFDTCGFEMKVQKTPAAAPSFVISAKYDKTSAQNAAVALTVHLEKHPVFEFSGVIEPEGGATCNGVNMKAIMYAPEFGKYNVFSKMCKPAFVEVTTMRHGGEKKYTARFGLQFPDTAEFGLYTSAGEELQHVALAAVRLTSPTIVRAELAYKHEEAQMIMAEASENAKQVMRFIETLAGDIFRFLEEEAAAKGVHFPSPQFVTLMEEAKEEIRGIFRDILTDFKILDARFFHDILESPFVSYISHVYLSVWSQIANLQRQILDDLIESIKELGRYGNVTETIMEIVMQIVRMIETRELPEVVRELLEEIKTTKLYKMVKRAINSMIQEYPEEYEAIKFVVMKVIATLERDISIVREKIMEMPAIQKIIDWIIHHFHSGEFVAKTAEEAVNGFLEEILFFSMETGSNHAILFIPLHQPLHSLTQFAQQAVPNPAVILQNLIWAYMEYIPIPVEHAIWAYYNFVPRHIMDLLPPYSRTAMVVSSTEILTFDGLVLRAPRSPCKVVLAAHGSHRLMMSHPQPSAPPQIELKTPAATVVIKPNFEILVNGQSSRRSEETIGNVRIENKAEEIVVGCPLMKVTVAKKGEVVAVEASGWVFGRVAGLLGPNNGEIGDDRLMPNGARASSQRELVAAWQEDQHCPTPEVRPAETTVPRVIQCEVLLGVRSMCSPVVQPKSFIDICHVAQCPCSVAKAYRTICALNGVEEIFPLECEGSD; this is translated from the exons ATGGCGACCTCAACCCTCGTGTTCGTGCTCGCCCTCGTGGCAGGTGGACTTGCAG CGCCCTGGACAGCGCAGGCGCCAAGATGCTCCACCGAATGCCCCATCACCGGATCCCCCAAGCTAGCCTACCAGCCTGAGAAGACCTACACGTACGCCTACTCCGGCAAGTCCCGAGTCCAGCTAAAGGGCGTGGAGGACGGGGTCACGGAACTCGAGTGGTCCAAGCAAGTGGAGCTGACGTGGATCACTCCCTGCGACATGGCCATCACAATCAAGCACGCCAAGGTGGATGGCGCTGCAG GAGCTGATGTAGGGTTCCTTGAGCGCTATCCCTTGGTGGTGGCCGTGGCAGACGGGCGCATCCAACACGTGTGTACTCACCCCGGCGACGCCCCTTGGTCCATCAACATGAAGAAAGGAATCGCCACAGCCCTTCAGAACTCGCTTCCGTCGCTCTCCCCACTCAGCTCAGGACTCACT ACGGATGTTGTAGGAAAGTGCCCAACGAAGTATGAGATTGAGACCGAAGGAGAAAAGGTCATTGTTGTCAAGGAGAAGAACCACCGCCAATGCCAAGAACGCTTCCCAACACCTGCGGAAACACCTGTCCCTTGGCTGAAGGCTCCCCTGCCAATCGAAGAGTCCAGGTCAGAGTGCAAGCAGGAGATCACCAATGGCATTTACACCGCCATCATGTGTCAGGACAAGAACATTGTTCGACCTGCCTTTGGAATCTACAAGTATGTGGAGGCCAACCAAGAGTCAACACTTCGCTTCATCTCAGAGTCCAGCGATGCTTCCGCCATCAGTGCCATCCCTCGAGGTGAATTCCACATTGAAAGCCTCTTGTACAACCATGAAATGGTGAAGGAACCAGAATTGGCAGCTGAGGTGGATGAGGTCATGAAGCAGATCTGCCAGAAGACTATGGAGACTGTTGAGACTGATGCTGCTGCACTGGTTGCCAAAGCCCTCCATCTGTTACGACGTGTTCCTGTGTCCGTAGTTGAAGCAACTGCAGAGAAAGTGCGGGGAGGACGTTACTGTGGCAACTCTGCCAGGTTAGAGAGCATCTTCCTGGATGCCATTGCCTTCGTCCACGAGTCTGGTGCTGTCAAGGTCATGGTCCAGGAAATAGAAAGTGGACGAGCAACAGGAGGACGTCTTGCTCTGTACACAGCTGCTCTTTACCTCACACCACGACCCAACATTGAAGCTGTGGAGGCCCTGAAACCCTTGTTTGAGAGCCCCCGACCTGTGCCTTCCGTGGCTCTGGCTGCTGCCACCATGGTTAACAACTATTGCCGTCACACTCCCCATTGCAACCAGACAGCTCCAGTCAAGGAAATTGCTGAGATCCTGGCCGCCAAAGTCCAAAGACAATGCTCTCCTTCTGCCGGTGAAGAAGTCGAGAAAGACGCCCTCGCAACGCTTAAAGCACTAGGCAACATGGGAGTTATTACACCTGCAGTAACAAGAGCAGCAGTTGCCTGCATTGAACAAGAGGGAGCAGAAACTAGCATTCGTGTAGCAGCTGCACACGTTTTCAGACAAACCAAGTGTTATCGTCCA GCAGTAGAGAAACTAGTTAGTATTGCTGTCAGACCAGCCTTTGGAACCGAAGTCCGTATTGCATCGTATCTCGCTGCCATTAGATGTGCAGAAATGGAAGATCTAGAGGAAATCTTTGAAAAGATCTCAGTGGAAGAGAATACTCAAG TTCGTGGATTTATTCTTGGTCACTTGCTGAACATCCAGGAATCTACGTGCCCCACCAAAGAACACCTCAGATACCTCCTGACAAACTTTGTGATTCCTACCGATTTCGAGAGCGACTTCAGAAAATTCTCCCGCAATGTGGAAATGGCttatcattctccttccttcgGCATGGGTGGTGCTGTTGAGTCTAACATCATTTATGCTCCAGGCTCTTTCATTCCTCGTGCTGTTAACTTCAACCTAAAAGCAGATGTAGATGAGACTCATATGGATCTTGGCGAAATTGGTGCACGCTTTGAAGGAATGGATCCCATCATCGAAGAACTGTTTGGCTCTGAAGGTTACCTTCACACAACTTCGTTTGGAAAAATTCTGGAAGACATCACTGGATTTGCTAAAGCAAAAGGAAGCAAGATCATGAATCAGATTAAGCATACACTAAGGTCAAGGAGATCCATTGACTTTGATACTATTTCTAACTTCTTCAACAAACTCTATGGTGAAAGGAACTCCGAAGGCACCCGTGCTGAGGTGTTTGCTCGATTCATGGGACAAGAAGTTGTCTATGGAAATGTTGGTGAAATATTCAAAGGAGAAACAGCTGATAGGCTTATTGAAACTTTCTTCTCTTACTTTGAAGCTTCCTTCGAACAAATGAAGAACCTAAACCTGAACACAGCAAGAACTGCTCAACTCTTCTTAGATTATTCGCTGCCAACTATTCAGGGCTCACCACTAAAACTGAAATTAGATGGGACTGCGGTTGCTGGCATTACGGTCGAAGGTAAATTAAACATCGCTGAAATTCTTGCCGATCTAGGCAATCTAGACACGCACATGAAGCTCTTGCCAAGCCTTTCTGTACATGTCTCTGGATTTGCTGGCTTTGACAATCATCTTAGTAAGGTAGGAATCGAAATGGAGAGCACTATTTCAACTGCCAACGGAGCTGCCGTGAAAATAAGGACTGCAGAAGGGAAGAAAATTGAGATTGAACTGGAAATCCCTGAGAAAATGGAAATCCTTAATGTGAGAGCTGAAACATTCCTCGTCAAGACTGTTGGGCAGAGGCAGATGAAGCTTACTCCTTCCTCTATGAGAGATGCACGGATCAGGCATGAGTCATGCATTGATGTTCTTGAGCCTATGCTTGGTCTTAAGACGTGCTATGCAGTCAATATTCCAGACATTTTCCACAATACTGTTTTGCCCCTTGGAGAACCAGCTGTTGCTAAAGTTTATATGGAGAAGGCTGATCCCTCTATGACAGGTTATGCTGTGTCTGCTTCTATCAGAAACAGTTTTGATTATAAGGTCATCAAAGTGAATGCCAAAGCAGCTGGTGCCACAACACCACGGCAAGCTGAAGTGACCTTGTCCTATAAGAAGGAAGTTGAGTCCACCGTCGTTTTAGCTAAATTAGAGTCATCTACAGTCAATACAGGAATCTGGACCACTCTAACTACCAGAGAAGGATTTAAGACTCTTGAGACATTCATGCAGTTCAAGACTGAGCAGATTGATCTGTCTCGTGGAATCAAGATGGACGTTACCATCAAAGGTGATGTTGCTGATGAAGAATATGAAGTGAAGGTGTTCAGCGGTCGTAGG AAAAATTTCACCCCAGAATTGCTTGTTTTGGAGACTAAACTTTTCAAGAAGGCTGCCGGCTCTGATGTAAATTTGGAAGTAATTTGCAGGACTAAGAATGCTCTAGCTGAGTACCTCACCTTGAACATTAATG TTGCTGCTGATTTTAAGATAATCACCCCTGCTCTTATGCAGTTGAGGCACATTCCAAGATTCCCTGTGGCTCTACCAGTAAACCTGCACAAGATGGAAATTAATGCTGCTTATGGAAATTGGAAATTGGCGTCATACGTGCGCGGAAACCAAGTAACGGGTGAGACCCGCGAGCACCTCTCCGCCTTCAGGATcacaaagggaagaagggaagttaTGTCTATAGAGGCTTCTCACAAAATCGAAGGAAGACTTCTTGAAAATATCATCATCAGGAATGAAGCTAAAG ttggtATCGGAAGTGCATCTTACAAAATAGCTTATGATGTGATCTATCACACTGATAAAATGGGAGTGTCGTTTGAATTGATGGATTCGAGGAGTTCAGGGAAGGTTGTTGCATTAGAGGCAAAGTACATTAATCTAGGACGAGAACACAACACCAAATTCATG TTGGAGATTCCTGGATACATCAGGAAAATCAAGatggaaaataaaattgaagGCACTGGGGAAGGTCGTTACATGCTGGAATCAGCAATCAAGTATGGACAACAGATACTCCTTCATGCAAATGGCCCGATTGTGGCAAAGTTCACAAACAATGCTATCAAGCTGCAGACTGATATGAAGATTACTGAAGTGACCAGTGAACCCTATATCATTGGCATCAATATCATATTTGGCAACAAGAAACAAGTTTTTGTCATGGAACTCAAAGGCCGTGAGGAGCCGGTGTTTGGCGTTGAATGGAAGATGGTGCGAGAGAGTCCCCAGAAGACTACTGTTGATGCAGGGGTCGTCCTTGTTACCCTCATCGATTATAAGATCAGTGCTGTCATTACCGAAGAACTTATTCATGTCAATTTCAACAACATAGTTCTACCTAAGACTCCTCTCCATCGTCGAGTTAAAGGTTCTATAGATGTCAACATTACTGAGAAAAAGGCAAATGTAAACTTTTTCtgggatgctgataatgatgccAGGAAGAAGTTGACAGTTGATGCAACTTTGATAAGCAGTCCCACTAACCCTGGACATGCTGAGATCCA TGGGAACATTGTCTTCAGTGGACAGCCTTACCATATCAAGTTGGAACTTACTGCCATATCTCTTCTCATGAAAACCAATGGAGAAACTGGATTCAGGATGACTGTGACTACACCCACCCAGAGAACTGTAGCATTGGATGCTCTCGTTAATATTGAACATGAAGAAGCAAACACAAAAGTAACCACCACTTTTAGGTTCAACAGTCTGAAAGAAAAGGAGTACAAACTTATTAGTGAGTTTGGTTCAGCGAAGCTCAGTGGTCCACTCAGCTATACTTTTGAGACCAAAATTATCTGCTCAACACCTGAAGGAGAAACTAAAATTGAAAGTTTCTTTAAGCATCAGAAGACAAATGAGGAGCACACTGTAACGGCTACG GTTGCTGTTGAAGCCCCAGTTTTAAGAGATCCCTTCATGGCAGTTTTTACAATTCACAATGCAGAAGGTTCTTACACTGGTGTATGCAAAATGGAAGGAAGTGCTCCTGCTACTGTTTTCGAGTGGAATCTGAAAATGACTCCTGAAGGAGGTATTGAAGATATTGAAGCTGCTTTGGATATGAAAGCAGTGGTTCGAATTCTTAAAACTGTCCGTGCAATGGCTACTTTCCAGGAAGAAGCTTTCAGCCTGTATGAAGGCGGGATTGAAAGGTCATCATATCAGTATCGTTTCTCAAAGCCAACACCTACATCTTACACCATGATGGTGAAGATACCATCCCGCACAATGCAAGGCAAGGTTAAGTTATCTCCCTCAGAGTCTCGGATAACATTCTCACCCAATAAGGGTAAGACTGATGCTAAATATGAAGTTGGATACAAGCTCAAGCATGAGGAAAGTTGGGGTGGACGCACATCCAAGTGGGAGGCCAGAGCAAACCACCCTACCCTTCCCAAACCCATTCTTGCTGCAATTCAGTACACGGCTAATGAAGAAACATTTAAGGGAACTGTTGAACTAGATATTTTCCCAGAAGAACAGGATAAACTAACAGGCACAGTGGAGACACAGCGAACTACAGAAAACGCATTCAGGACCGAAATCATCTTGACTGGCAGA ATGCTGAGAGTGAACCCCAAAGTAACCATCACTGCTGCTAATTCTTTCGACACATGTGGTTTTGAAATGAAAGTCCAAAAGACACCAGCTGCAGCTCCAAGCTTCGTCATTTCTGCAAAATATGACAAGACATCTGCACAAAATGCAGCAGTTGCACTGACAGTGCATCTGGAAAAACATCCAGTCTTTGAATTCTCTGGAGTGATAGAGCCCGAGGGCGGAGCTACTTGCAATGGCGTCAACATGAAGGCCATCATGTATGCACCTGAATTTGGAAAATACAATGTTTTCTCCAAAATGTGCAAGCCTGCCTTTGTTGAGGTGACCACAATGAGACACGGTGGTGAGAAGAAATACACCGCTAGGTTTGGCCTCCAGTTCCCCGACACTGCTGAGTTTGGTCTCTACACATCAGCTGGGGAGGAGCTTCAACATGTTGCTCTTGCTGCTGTAAGGCTGACTTCACCCACAATAGTCAGAGCTGAATTGGCCTACAAACATGAGGAAGCACAAATGATAATG GCTGAAGCTAGTGAAAATGCCAAGCAGGTGATGAGGTTCATTGAGACACTAGCAGGGGATATCTTCCGCTTCCTAGAAGAAGAGGCTGCAGCAAAGGGTGTTCACTTCCCATCACCACAGTTCGTCACCTTGATGGAAGAAGCCAAAGAGGAAATCCGAGGCATCTTCCGAGATATCCTCACAGACTTCAAGATCCTAGATGCTCGGTTCTTCCATGATATCCTTGAGAGCCCATTCGTGTCCTATATATCACATGTTTACTTGAGCGTATGGTCACAAATTGCCAATCTCCAGAGGCAAATTTTGGATGATTTGATTGAAAGCATTAAGGAACTGGGACGGTATGGAAACGTGACTGAGACCATCATGGAAA TTGTAATGCAGATTGTTCGAATGATAGAAACTCGAGAATTGCCTGAGGTCGTGCGCGAGCTGCTGGAGGAGATCAAAACCACTAAGCTGTATAAGATGGTCAAGAGAGCGATTAATTCTATGATTCAAGAGTATCCAGAGGAGTATGAAGCCATAAAATTCGTTGTGATGAAAGTTATCGCCACTCTTGAGCGAGATATCTCCATTGTACGAGAGAAGATCATGGAGATGCCAGCTATCCAGAAGATTATTGATTGGATTATCCATCACTTCCACTCT GGTGAATTCGTGGCAAAGACTGCCGAAGAAGCAGTCAATGGATTTTTGGAAGAAATTCTCTTCTTCTCAATGGAAACTGGCAGCAACCATGCAATACTTTTTATCCCCCTCCATCAACCCTTGCATTCACTAACACAGTTCGCACAACAAGCAGTGCCCAATCCTGCTGTGATTCTGCAGAACCTCATTTGGGCTTATATGGAATACATACCCATCCCTGTAGAACATGCAATATGGGCATACTATAATTTTGTACCACGACACATCATGGATCTACTGCCTCCTTACTCACGCACAGCCATGGTAGTTAGTAGCACCGAGATTCTCACCTTTGACGGTCTTGTATTGAGAGCTCCTCGTTCCCCGTGCAAGGTAGTGCTGGCTGCTCATGGCTCCCACCGGCTCATGATGTCCCACCCACAACCCTCAGCCCCACCACAGATTGAACTCAAGACACCCGCAGCCACTGTCGTCATCAAACCTAACTTTGAAATCCTAGTTAACGGCCAGTCTTCAAGGAGATCCGAAGAAACTATTGGAAATGTTAGGATTGAGAACAAAGCTGAAGAGATAGTAGTAGGATGTCCTTTGATGAAGGTCACAGTAGCTAAGAAGGGCGAGGTCGTAGCTGTAGAAGCTTCAGGGTGGGTTTTCGGCCGTGTAGCAGGACTTCTGGGTCCCAACAACGGAGAAATTGGAGACGACCGCCTCATGCCCAACGGTGCAAGAGCCTCCAGCCAACGCGAGTTGGTGGCCGCCTGGCAGGAGGACCAGCACTGCCCCACCCCGGAGGTTCGTCCAGCTGAGACCACAGTGCCCCGAGTCATTCAGTGCGAAGTCCTCCTTGGAGTCCGCTCAATGTGCAGTCCAGTAGTCCAGCCAAAATCCTTCATTGACATTTGCCATGTTGCGCAGTGCCCTTGCAGTGTTGCCAAGGCTTACAGGACAATTTGCGCTCTGAATGGAGTAGAGGAAATCTTTCCTTTGGAATGTGAGGGATCTGACTGA